One window of Staphylococcus chromogenes genomic DNA carries:
- a CDS encoding type B 50S ribosomal protein L31, whose translation MKQGIHPEYRKVIFLDTTTDFKFLSGSTKFSNETMEWEDGNEYPVIRLDISSDSHPFYTGRQKFAAADGRVERFNKKFGLKSNN comes from the coding sequence ATGAAACAAGGCATTCATCCAGAATACCGTAAAGTAATCTTCTTAGATACTACAACAGATTTTAAATTCTTAAGTGGTTCTACGAAGTTTTCTAACGAAACAATGGAATGGGAAGATGGTAACGAGTATCCAGTTATTCGTTTAGATATCTCTTCAGATTCACACCCATTCTACACAGGACGTCAAAAATTTGCTGCTGCAGATGGTCGTGTGGAACGTTTCAACAAGAAATTCGGTCTCAAATCAAACAACTAA